In Pleurocapsa sp. PCC 7319, the following are encoded in one genomic region:
- a CDS encoding phosphomannose isomerase type II C-terminal cupin domain: MSQSTKTKSKPSNSVTAIPSSPTQLGVVATEIRPWGSFTTLEEGKGYKIKRIEVNPGHRLSLQMHHHRSEHWIVVSGTAKVICGDQEMILGSNQSTYVPQCTSHRLENPGVIKLVLIEVQNGQYLGEDDIIRFSDDYSRQ, from the coding sequence ATGTCCCAGTCAACAAAAACCAAATCTAAACCAAGCAACAGCGTTACAGCTATACCATCATCGCCAACTCAATTAGGAGTCGTCGCCACAGAGATTCGTCCTTGGGGTTCTTTTACTACTTTGGAAGAAGGTAAAGGTTATAAAATTAAGCGAATTGAAGTAAATCCCGGTCATCGTCTTAGTTTACAGATGCACCATCATCGAAGTGAACATTGGATCGTAGTTTCTGGCACTGCCAAAGTTATTTGTGGCGATCAAGAGATGATTCTCGGTAGTAATCAGTCTACTTACGTACCTCAATGTACTTCTCACCGGTTAGAAAACCCTGGCGTGATTAAACTAGTTTTGATTGAAGTTCAAAATGGGCAATATCTTGGAGAAGATGACATTATCCGTTTTAGCGATGATTATTCGCGTCAATAG
- the rpsL gene encoding 30S ribosomal protein S12 — MPTIQQLIRNERSKSQKKTKSPALKECPQRRGVCTRVYTTTPKKPNSALRKVARVRLTSGFEVTAYIPGIGHNLQEHSVVLIRGGRVKDLPGVRYHIVRGTLDTTGVKDRAQGRSKYGTKRPK; from the coding sequence ATGCCCACTATTCAGCAACTTATTCGTAACGAACGATCTAAATCGCAAAAGAAAACTAAATCTCCAGCCCTCAAAGAATGCCCTCAGCGTCGTGGGGTTTGTACCAGAGTGTATACAACCACACCCAAAAAGCCCAATTCAGCATTAAGAAAGGTTGCCAGGGTACGCTTGACTTCAGGTTTTGAAGTAACTGCTTATATTCCAGGAATTGGACACAACCTGCAGGAGCATTCCGTAGTTTTAATCCGTGGTGGTCGTGTCAAAGATTTACCAGGGGTTAGATACCATATTGTTCGCGGTACTCTAGATACAACTGGAGTAAAAGACAGAGCTCAAGGTCGTTCCAAGTATGGTACTAAACGTCCTAAGTAA
- a CDS encoding iron-sulfur cluster assembly accessory protein — protein sequence MFEISPTAAKEIKRIQLHTHKLKSSLRLKVKSGGCSGLFYDLQLEDSVDSQDGNHQAVHSNDRLLEINDIHVVVSSESWEYIENLKLDYSEDLMGGGFRFHNPKVTNVCGCGISFAATK from the coding sequence ATGTTCGAGATCAGTCCAACCGCAGCAAAAGAGATCAAGCGTATTCAGCTACACACCCATAAACTCAAAAGTTCTTTGAGGTTAAAGGTAAAATCAGGTGGTTGCTCTGGCTTATTTTATGACTTACAGCTAGAAGATTCGGTAGATAGCCAAGATGGAAATCACCAAGCTGTGCATTCCAATGATCGTTTGTTAGAAATTAATGATATCCATGTAGTAGTCAGCTCAGAATCGTGGGAATATATTGAGAACTTAAAGTTAGACTATTCAGAAGATCTGATGGGAGGAGGATTTAGATTTCATAATCCCAAAGTAACTAACGTTTGTGGTTGTGGAATTTCTTTTGCCGCGACAAAATAG